The following is a genomic window from Sebastes fasciatus isolate fSebFas1 chromosome 15, fSebFas1.pri, whole genome shotgun sequence.
aaagaaagcaaacaaatgtATCTCCCAATATGTTGAACTactaatttaatattttgtacGTTTATTTGAAAGCTAAATATGTCTCTACAATGTGTTAACGGACCTTTACTGCCATTTATATAACCAATACAAACACTTACATCCTGCTTTTGACTGCAGttaaattgctttttttgtttattagaATAACAATACTATTAATTTCAGCTGTCATTACAGCAGTACTACTGTATGAAGTCAAACACAAGCCACAGTCGTTGAAAACATAATTtgcatctttatttattcatcaaattaaataacaccaAATTATAGTGAAAGTGCTCAAAAAAATGGGAATATAATTTTGAGATGCTACACTTGAGCACCACTAATACAGCAAGTGTTGATGACTTTTGATGTCTACGATATCTTGTCATTTCATAAGTTGGCGGACTGAGCAATAACCCAGAGACTTGGGGTATCCCTTTAAAAGCTTTCTGCCAGCGCAGGGCGCAGAGAGGTGGTTTGATTTTCTGAGTAAAGGGCTGTAAAGACTAAACTATCATTAAGAATTAACCACCAGTAGTTTCTGCATGTAGGAGTTGAGCCACTTCTGTCTCTCCATGGAGGTGAGGAGTTTACTCTTCTCTCTGAAGGCAGCATCATCAGCCACCACCATGTTCCTCTTCACCGTGCCGGCACCCTGAGGCGCCCATTCAGCAGGCCACGACCTTTCCACGCTAGAGACACACAGACCAAGAGCTCGAGATCAGTGACGAGAAAACAATCCAGATACCACAGTCTCTAACACTACTACtgatgtttagtttagttttttcaTTTGAACTTGAGTTGACAACTCATGACACTTGAAAGTCATGAAATGCAGTCTTTACTTTAAGATTCACTGCTTGATTTTGGTATAGCTCCCAATAGCACCATAAAGCCCCACATTTCCTCTAAGACCCcttaaaaggaatagtttgacattttgagaaatacactGTATTTGCTCTCTTTCCGAGATAGATGAGAGGATCAATACCACtagttaaatatgaagctacggccagcagccagttagcctagcttagaCGGGAAAACGGGGGAACGGCAAGCCCGTTCTccctctgtccaaaggtaacaaaatccaccccTGCCAAGAAATAGTGACACATAACTCCCTGTGTTATTCACACTTTGgtttttgaacagattaaacaatatataacatgttcattacTTAACTTCATAGCAAATGTTGTGgattgttacctttggacagagctaggTTAGGTGTTTCTAATAACCCTGTTTCTAGTCTTTGCGCTAAACTAACCGTCTCCAAGCTGCTAAATTACCAATCCTGCTATGGTGGAGGCGTGACCCGCcatactctgcctctgattggctagtactccTTGCCttagttggttaggtttaggcatgagtgAGATTGGTTAGAGTTAGAGTAAAAATATCAgggcaagccaatcagaggcagagtagcgCGGCTATAGTAGGATTCGTAATCTGGCTCTCGCTTCATAATTAGACTGGacgagtggtatcaatcttctcatctaaccctCGACTCAACCGGCCCATTAAGTGAaatattaactaagtttaaggATATGAAATCCGAGTTAGGTCTTGTAACATATGTGGGCACAAACAAGGAAGTGACAGGGATAAACAGCTAAACGTGCTGCCAAACCCACACATAAAGAGTTTGATATTGCATAGGTCAGTTAGGGACATGTTACAACATAttacagtgtgttccaatccacgtacttccggaagtacacttcaatgtagtgcactgtgtgcactctgtacttacttAAGTAGTTCGTGAATTTCAGCGGGGTAGGATCGTCTCAAAttgaatactctgcggcgcactgaccgggaatgacgatcgcaacttttcaccgcggctcgctacccgccaaaatatcttcttcttcttcggggttttacggcagctggcatcctttgtgttgcactgctgcctcattcaggttttacccgtccactacccgccaaaatatctgcctgctttgttgatcaagaatacacagaaaatgaaagcaaagtggaaattacgtttccaacgtcgttgcctacgcctacgatgtgtcctcctgttggctgaaaatgcaccagTATGTTTaggtattgttttattctgttatctacgtagccCTTAGACATCCATAAGGTACGTTGTTCAGCACCGCAAAAGCTTCTGCATCATCTGCCAccattttcacatgtttgaatagtggttgtggtcccgccccttctgctacgtagccaagatggagaaattgagtgtggaaagtgtccagcgttccacactcaacgatttgaccgttttgagtacaacatccgggtacttcgagtgcactgcattttgccatacttcagtgtgaacgcacttatgcactcaaaatagtaagtgtaagtacagaagtacgcggattggaacacgcTGTTAGTGTCACTAGATGTAAGAAAGTGCTGAGGCTGCTTCCATCCATTTTGCACCCCTGTTAAATAGTCAGTTTCATTTGAGAATAACTTAACAACAGCATTTTCCCCTTACTATGCAGTTACCTGGCCTCGGCCCTCTCAGGGGCAAACAGCCACGCCTCCCTCATCAGTCCTGCCTTGCTATCAGCTGCTGCTCTGAGGCTGGGCGCCGACATCATTTGAATGCTCCAATCacggagagagatggaggggaagAGCACGTCCCAGTCATCTCGTTTAGGTTCCTCTGAATCATCAGCACTTCTGGAATCACATAATATGAAACTTAATGATTCCTTGGGAAACATCAAAATAAAGTTAGGTATCTGAGGGACTCGTTAGTTCAGTGGTCTGTTATTTTGGTACTCCTAACCATTGTACCATTGATAGTTATATTTTGCTGCTGCCATGATGAGATTTAGTGAGTAACCACCTGAGAGGTAGTCGAGGCTGAGGGAAGC
Proteins encoded in this region:
- the pth2 gene encoding tuberoinfundibular peptide of 39 residues encodes the protein MPELPAFPRMSFLLLCILGMTLMTSGFPQPRLPLRSADDSEEPKRDDWDVLFPSISLRDWSIQMMSAPSLRAAADSKAGLMREAWLFAPERAEASVERSWPAEWAPQGAGTVKRNMVVADDAAFREKSKLLTSMERQKWLNSYMQKLLVVNS